Proteins co-encoded in one Pseudoliparis swirei isolate HS2019 ecotype Mariana Trench chromosome 7, NWPU_hadal_v1, whole genome shotgun sequence genomic window:
- the adamts12 gene encoding LOW QUALITY PROTEIN: A disintegrin and metalloproteinase with thrombospondin motifs 12 (The sequence of the model RefSeq protein was modified relative to this genomic sequence to represent the inferred CDS: substituted 3 bases at 3 genomic stop codons), translated as MRCSRERPVVFLLHVVFFTLAAAGRGELSDSFGLFSLFAGQGGLSQADVSTVHPVKATADGEFVSHSLAHHFGRARRDLRPLRPEGRVFYKVDHRGRSLMFNLTSNERLLSSDYVLERRNGTAGGSEHRRPGGSASCHLLGTVEAPGMRGTAAISTCKGLRGFFSLPEGQYFIEPVQKPPGDPAGAAEPHIVYPRVPTGRERSKRSAESKGTPSPCGVQDAPSDSVQVEKEREEWEREQQRGADRAQTRRLRSVSRERWVETMAVVDAKLIEYHGSDNVESYIFTIMNMVAGIFHDASIGNAVHVILVRLILLQGDEKGLKIVHHADTTLTSFCAWQKNLNPQSDTHPAHHDVAVLITRKDICAGRDQPCETLGLSHLSGMCQPHRSCNINEDSGLPVAFTVAHELGHSFGIYHDGQGNDCELEGRHPFIMSRQLMYDSSPLTWSSCSKEYITRFLDRGWGFCLDDRPSKRDLTTPLARLGIRYTTHHQCQLQYGPNATFCHEVDNMCQILWCSVNGTCRSKLDSPIDGTRCGPEKWCISGECVIVGKLPATVNGGWGQWSTWSHCSRTCGTGVQSAERECSNPKPEFGGKYCTGERRRYRTCNTKPCPQITPSFREMLCSEFDTVPYNNEIYQWIPVANPTSPCELHCRPVVEYFSERMLDAVTDGTPCFMNNVSRNICVNGVCKAVGCDYGIDSNAKEDRCGVCLGDGTSCETVYKSFDAEDGFGYVDVGVIPEGARDILVKEVVEAGNFLALRSVTSEDYFLNGKFIIQWDXKHTFSRLYLDXNTDGEPQNQTKVKHPLMKRFSAXSSQLLIQEKNMGIKYEYSIKKTKETGNELIEPLYRWRHGAWTDCSTTCGVGEQHQPVRCFEVDVGVVDESLCDPAGRPEDRHRKCKNMNCPARWWVGGWQQCAVTCGPEGVRKRTVLCVRTISGEERVLHPVECKHLLEPKPVVPCNRDVPCGQDWAAGDWEECPVTCGGSVRSRTVTCALTPKTACRATTKPRSRSLCALQRCPNLSLRRRPGPVPKYRRFYPPKSQPTKNPEATWAPTARATTAAPATAPVAAVAVWRKTSTEGTSTNAFLSTTPTIPEIVDADVYEDESVFPSNVTSVQKVRKANDVEKEKVEREEEREEGSTPNVMMYTPGYDYVVEERTTEEETGIIDLDVVKSTLLKNPLESTTPTPQIVITPTSQTSLPTMHTTKAAAGAYPTPSTSTKTWARTTRRYPSSNPHTTARINPYSPRTHRVPLTTPVYRTVMSKAPPSTTAWKTLTTAASPQSTVTIVKLKKPAVTPKKNGPATRAKKPSSWSKGGRSNGQSQSPESPMSSSVGGQSNLMTRKTVSMDVFWVVGNWSECSTTCGIGARWRTVVCSSPEDGDCASLKRPEPARTCHLQPCATWHSGSWSKCPDSCAVAGRRHREVQCVDSQSKRPLRPFHCQDASSRPLSTLTCPHKPCVTWSTSPWGPCSGSCGEGARERLVFCPEPHGCSATLRPNSTEACSLKPCTHWTTEDWDECSVSCGGGQQQREVNCVSEQDFAAMPNSLCEKISKPETLRKCNMQECKTNTGPICRKNTMSSRFCDKLKLLGRCSLRSVQRQCCVTCGS; from the exons ATGCGATGTTCGCGCGAGCGCCCGGTTGTCTTTCTGCTGCACGTCGTCTTCTTCACGTTGGCCGCCGCCGGCCGCGGAGAGCTCTCCGACTCCTTCGGACTCTTCTCCCTCTTTGCAGGACAAG GTGGGCTGTCCCAGGCGGACGTGTCCACCGTCCACCCGGTGAAAGCCACCGCTGATGGGGAGTTCGTCTCCCACTCCCTGGCTCACCACTTTGGGCGAGCCAGGCGTGACCTCCGACCCCTCCGCCCGGAGGGACGTGTCTTCTACAAGGTCGACCACAGGGGCCGCTCTCTGATGTTCAACCTGACCTCCAACGAGCGGCTGCTCTCGAGCGACTACGTCCTGGAGAGGAGGAACGGCACCGCCGGCGGGTCTGAGCATCGCCGCCCCGGGGGAAGTGCTTCCTGCCACCTCCTCGGCACGGTGGAGGCCCCCGGCATGCGAGGAACCGCCGCCATCAGCACCTGCAAGGGCCTG AGAGGCTTCTTCTCACTGCCGGAGGGACAGTACTTTATCGAACCTGTCCAGAAGCCCCCTGGTGACCCCGCGGGCGCTGCAGAGCCCCACATCGTCTATCCACGGGTTCCAACGGGACGTGAGAGAAGCAAGCGCAGCGCCGAGTCCAAAGGGACACCCAGCCCCTGCGGagttcaag ATGCTCCGAGCGACTCCGTCcaggtggagaaggagagggaggagtgggagagGGAGCAGCAGAGGGGGGCGGACCGGGCCCAGACCCGCCGGCTGCGCTCGGTCAGCAGGGAGCGCTGGGTGGAGACCATGGCGGTGGTTGACGCCAAGCTCATCGAATATCACGGCAGCGATAACGTGGAGTCCTACATTTTCACCATCATGAACATG GTGGCAGGGATCTTTCACGACGCCAGCATTGGGAACGCCGTCCACGTCATCTTGGTTCGCCTCATTCTACTCCAGGGAGACGAG AAAGGGTTGAAGATCGTTCACCACGCGGACACCACGTTGACCAGTTTCTGCGCTTGGCAGAAGAACCTCAACCCCCAGAGCGACACGCACCCAGCTCACCACGACGTGGCCGTGTTGATCACGAG GAAAGACATCTGTGCTGGGAGGGACCAGCCCTGTGAGACCCTGGGTCTGTCCCATCTGTCCGGGATGTGCCAACCGCACCGCAGCTGCAACATCAACGAGGACTCGGGATTGCCGGTCGCCTTCACCGTCGCTCATGAACTGGGCCACAG CTTCGGGATCTATCACGATGGTCAGGGGAATGACTGCGAGCTGGAGGGGAGGCACCCGTTCATCATGTCCAGACAGCTGATGTACGACAGCTCGCCGctcacctggtcctcctgctccaaaGAATACATCACTCGCTTCCTCGA TCGCGGCTGGGGTTTCTGTTTGGACGACCGCCCCTCCAAGAGGGACCTCACCACCCCGCTGGCTCGCCTCGGCATCCGCTACACCACGCACCACCAGTGCCAGCTCCAGTACGGCCCCAATGCCACATTCTGCCACGAGGTCgac AACATGTGCCAGATTCTTTGGTGTTCGGTGAACGGCACCTGTCGCTCCAAACTGGACTCGCCCATAGACGGCACCCGCTGCGGACCGGAGAAG TGGTGTATCTCAGGAGAGTGTGTGATTGTGGGTAAACTCCCGGCGACTGTGAACGGAGGCTGGGGCCAGTGGAGCACCTGGTCTCACTGCTCCAGGACCTGTGGAACTGGGGTTCAGTCCGCAGAGCGGGAATGCAGCAACCCCAA ACCGGAGTTCGGAGGCAAGTACTGCacgggggagaggaggcgcTACCGGACCTGCAACACCAAACCCTGCCCGCAGATTACGCCGAGCTTCCGAGAGATGCTGTGCAGCGAGTTTGACACCGTGCCCTACAACAATGAGATCTACCAGTGGATCCCTGTGGCGAACCCAA CGAGCCCCTGTGAGCTGCACTGCCGGCCAGTCGTAGAGTACTTTTCGGAGAGGATGCTGGACGCCGTGACGGACGGCACACCGTGCTTCATGAACAACGTGTCCAGAAACATCTGCGTCAACGGAGTGTGCAAG GCCGTGGGCTGCGACTACGGCATCGACTCCAACGCCAAGGAGGACCGCTGCGGAGTCTGCCTGGGCGACGGCACGAGCTGCGAGACGGTCTACAAGTCGTTCGACGCCGAAGACGGCTTCG GGTACGTGGACGTGGGTGTGATACCCGAGGGGGCGCGGGACATCCTGGTGAAGGAAGTGGTGGAGGCGGGTAACTTCCTGGCTCTGAGGAGCGTGACGTCGGAGGATTACTTCCTCAACGGCAAATTCATCATCCAGtgggactgaaaacacaccttttcacgactatatctggattaaaacacagatggaGAACCTCA GAATCAAACTAAAGTCAAACATCCGCTGATGAAACGATTCTCTGCATAATCCTCCCAGTTGCTGATTCAGGAGAAGAACATGGGTATTAAGTACGAGTACTCcatcaagaagaccaaggagacAGGAAATGAGCTCATCGAGCCGCTTTACAGGTGGAGGCACGGGGCGTGGACGGACTGCAGCACCACCTGCGGCGTAG GTGAGCAGCACCAGCCTGTGCGGTGCTTTGAGGTGGACGTAGGGGTTGTGGACGAGTCTCTTTGTGATCCGGCCGGGCGTCCAGAAGACCGACACCGAAAATGCAAGAATATGAATTGTCCTGCAAG GTGGTGGGTGGGCGGCTGGCAGCAGTGTGCAGTCACCTGTGGACCCGAAGGGGTTCGGAAACGAACGGTGCTCTGTGTCCGTACGATCTCTGGGGAGGAAAGGGTGCTTCACCCAGTCGAGTGCAAACATCTGCTCGAACCCAAACCCGTGGTGCCGTGCAACAGGGACGTGCCCTGTGGACAGGACTGGGCTGCTGGCGACTGGGAGGAG TGCCCCGTCACATGCGGCGGGAGTGTTCGCTCACGCACGGTCACGTGTGCGCTGACGCCCAAGACGGCGTGCCGCGCGACGACCAAGCCTCGGTCCAGATCCCTGTGCGCTTTGCAGCGCTGCCCCAACTTAAGTCTTCGTAGACGCCCCGGGCCTGTTCCTAAATACCGGCGCTTCTACCCACCAAAGAGCCAGCCCACCAAGAATCCTGAAGCTACCTGGGCACCCACCGCGAGGGCCACCACAGCTGCACCGGCAACTGCGCCCGTTGCTGCCGTCGCCGTGTGGAGGAAAACCTCCACCGAAGGAACTTCGACCAACGCGTTCCTTTCAACAACCCCTACTATCCCTGAAATTGTAGATGCGGATGTTTATGAGGATGAAAGTGTCTTCCCATCTAATGTCACCTCTGTGCAAAAGGTCAGAAAAGCAAACGACGTGGAAAAGGAAAAagtagagagggaggaggaaagagaggagggaagtACGCCTAATGTAATGATGTATACCCCCGGGTATGATTACGTCGTTGAGGAGaggacaacagaggaggagacgggcatTATTGACCTGGACGTCGTCAAGTCTACATTGCTCAAAAATCCTCTTGAATCAACCACGCCGACACCACAGATAGTCATCACTCCCACTTCGCAAACAAGTCTGCCGACCATGCACACGACCAAAGCGGCCGCCGGTGCCTACCCCACCCCGAGCACTAGTACTAAAACATGGGCGAGGACCACTCGCCGCTATCCATCCTCCAACCCCCACACCACCGCTCGCATCAATCCATACAGCCCGCGGACACACCGGGTACCCCTCACTACTCCCGTGTACCGCACAGTCATGTCAAAAGCTCCTCCTTCCACAACTGCGTGGAAGACGCTCACCACTGCGGCGTCACCCCAGTCTACGGTGACGATCGTTAAACTGAAGAAGCCCGCGGTGACGCCAAAGAAAAACGGCCCTGCCACTCGTGCCAAAAAGCCCTCTTCCTGGTCCAAAGGCGGCCGCTCCAATGGTCAAAGCCAGAGCCCGGAAAGTCCCATGAGCAGCTCCGTCGGTGGCCAAAGCAACCTGATGACCAGAAAGACAGTCAGCATGGATGTATTCTGGGTTGTGGGAAACTGGAGCGAG tGTTCGACCACATGTGGGATTGGAGCAAGATGGAGGACGGTAGTGTGCAGCTCGCCGGAGGACGGGGACTGTGCCAGCCTGAAGAGACCGGAGCCGGCACGCACGTGTCACCTGCAGCCCTGTGCCACCTGGCACAGTGGCAGCTGGAGCAAG TGTCCGGATTCCTGCGCGGTGGCGGGCCGGAGGCACCGTGAGGTCCAGTGTGTCGATTCACAGAGTAAACGCCCCCTCAGACCTTTCCACTGCCAGGACGCGTCCAGCAGACCCCTCAGCACCTTGACCTGCCCCCACAAGCCCTGCGTGACCTGGAGTACATCACCCTGGGGACCA TGCTCTGGCAGCTGTGGTGAAGGCGCCAGGGAGCGGCTGGTGTTCTGCCCCGAGCCCCATGGCTGCAGCGCCACCCTAAGGCCCAACAGCACAGAGGCGTGCAGTCTCAAGCCCTGCACTCACTGGACGACTGAGGACTGGGACGAG TGCTCTGTGAGTTGTGGTGGGGGTcagcagcagcgtgaagtcAACTGTGTGAGTGAGCAGGATTTCGCCGCGATGCCAAACAGCCTCTGCGAGAAGATCTCCAAACCAGAAACACTcaggaagtgcaacatgcaGGAATGCAAGACCAACACAG GTCCAATTTGCAGGAAGAACACCATGTCCTCTCGCTTCTGTGACAAGCTGAAGCTGCTGGGTCGCTGCTCTCTCAGGTCGGTCCAAAGACAGTGTTGTGTCACCTGTGGGTCATAG